In the bacterium genome, one interval contains:
- a CDS encoding vWA domain-containing protein produces MSWILIAGAGSPSAWATGGGGEEPEECGQQAVNVCIMLDRTGSVSSSERTNEATAAKTLVGQIANLDNGTRVAIGRFGDGSNGGLEAEIVKSIATVTPGNLGTFETSINNALASGSSVGTNVKDAINVCKDHLINNNNGNQNILILISDFDPNEPTNPDSSALTAATNAKGAGVRIFAIGFDNAGANTADNDNRALGASIASGNSSDNFCTSSVCGSTQINAENTDGDDWFISPTASGLTAIFDSIFEVIQCEDDGNPCTVEACNEQGLCGSSFIPNCKPCQHDNECDDGNACNGDEFCGGNGTCQAGTSLTCNDNSLCTTDSCNPASGCVFTPKTCDDGLSCSVDSCNPQDGQCSFDTSSCECDEASDCNDGNACTDNACVQGECVYTNDNGNSCDDGLFCNGTESCDAGECKHSGDPCAAGGECADSCDEETNSCNDEAGTSCNDGDGNACTSGECNGDGACVSHNNDAECDDGNPCTLDDECSGGDCAGTPKSCDDGVSCTPDSCNEGTGECENPTGECECVTDGDCDDGNECTTEFCNDQNQCERSNNENECDDGLFCNGSDTCGGGTCSVHAGDPCGTGGECANSCNEETDSCNDPAGTPCTDDGKVCTTNTCNGDGECVSTDNELGCDDGNPCTENDTCSEGECNPGTEKDCADERSCSEDSCNEGTGLCEHDLSECGCSLDADCNDGDPCTVDSCNQDSGTCDNSEIDTGATCDDNDACTIDDQCDAEGVCGGVTLNCDDGEVCTEDSCNTESGCVNDEIPECGNPEPTPSVTPDPTPPGTPRGEPPVDSPVGGEQPGGPVGGEEGLFFEGSGCALNPASAGDPSPIGVGMLAGLGLAVALASRRRQATAVRRVGRGLKSRSSKIG; encoded by the coding sequence TTGTCTTGGATTCTTATCGCCGGAGCCGGCTCGCCAAGCGCGTGGGCGACCGGCGGAGGCGGAGAAGAGCCCGAAGAATGCGGACAACAAGCGGTTAACGTTTGCATCATGCTGGATCGGACCGGAAGCGTGTCCTCCAGCGAGCGCACCAACGAGGCGACCGCCGCCAAGACCTTGGTCGGTCAGATCGCCAATCTCGACAATGGAACCCGGGTGGCCATCGGCCGCTTTGGCGACGGCAGCAACGGCGGCCTCGAGGCCGAAATCGTCAAGTCCATCGCCACCGTCACGCCGGGCAACCTCGGAACCTTCGAAACCAGCATCAACAACGCCCTGGCCAGCGGCAGCAGCGTCGGAACCAACGTCAAGGATGCCATCAACGTCTGCAAAGACCACCTGATCAACAACAATAACGGCAATCAGAACATCCTGATCCTAATCTCGGATTTCGATCCCAACGAGCCGACCAATCCCGATAGCTCGGCCCTGACCGCCGCGACCAACGCCAAGGGCGCCGGGGTCCGGATTTTCGCCATCGGCTTCGACAATGCCGGAGCCAACACCGCCGACAATGACAATCGCGCCTTGGGCGCCTCGATCGCCAGCGGCAATTCCAGCGACAACTTTTGCACTTCGAGCGTTTGCGGCTCGACTCAGATCAACGCCGAGAACACCGACGGCGACGATTGGTTCATCTCGCCGACCGCCTCCGGTCTAACCGCGATCTTCGATTCGATTTTTGAAGTGATCCAATGCGAGGACGACGGCAACCCCTGCACGGTCGAAGCTTGCAACGAGCAAGGCCTTTGCGGCTCCTCCTTCATCCCCAACTGCAAGCCTTGCCAGCATGACAACGAGTGCGACGACGGCAACGCCTGCAACGGCGACGAGTTCTGCGGCGGCAACGGCACCTGCCAAGCCGGCACCAGCCTGACCTGCAACGACAACAGCCTTTGCACCACCGACAGCTGCAATCCGGCAAGCGGCTGCGTTTTCACGCCGAAGACCTGCGACGACGGATTGAGCTGCTCGGTCGACTCCTGCAACCCGCAGGACGGTCAATGCAGCTTCGACACCTCGAGCTGCGAATGCGACGAAGCCTCGGACTGCAATGACGGCAACGCCTGCACCGACAATGCCTGCGTCCAAGGAGAATGCGTCTACACCAACGACAACGGCAACTCCTGCGACGACGGTCTCTTCTGCAACGGCACCGAATCCTGCGATGCCGGGGAGTGCAAGCATTCCGGCGATCCTTGCGCGGCCGGCGGCGAATGCGCCGACAGCTGCGACGAGGAGACGAATAGCTGCAACGACGAGGCCGGAACCTCCTGCAACGACGGCGACGGCAACGCCTGCACCTCCGGCGAATGCAACGGGGATGGAGCCTGCGTTTCCCACAACAACGATGCCGAGTGCGACGACGGCAACCCTTGCACGCTCGACGACGAATGCTCGGGCGGCGACTGCGCCGGCACACCCAAGAGCTGCGACGACGGCGTCTCCTGCACGCCCGACAGCTGCAACGAAGGCACCGGCGAATGCGAGAACCCGACCGGCGAATGCGAGTGCGTCACCGACGGCGATTGCGACGACGGCAATGAATGCACCACCGAGTTCTGCAACGACCAGAACCAGTGCGAGCGGAGCAACAACGAGAATGAATGCGACGACGGCCTCTTCTGCAACGGCTCGGACACTTGCGGCGGCGGGACTTGCAGCGTCCATGCCGGCGACCCCTGCGGCACCGGCGGCGAATGCGCCAACAGCTGCAACGAGGAAACCGATAGCTGCAACGACCCGGCCGGCACGCCCTGCACCGACGACGGCAAGGTCTGCACCACCAATACCTGCAACGGCGACGGCGAATGCGTCTCGACCGACAATGAGCTCGGCTGCGACGACGGCAACCCCTGCACCGAGAATGACACCTGCTCCGAGGGCGAATGCAATCCCGGAACCGAAAAGGACTGCGCCGATGAGCGCAGCTGCTCCGAGGACAGCTGCAACGAAGGCACCGGGCTCTGCGAGCATGACCTGAGCGAATGCGGCTGCTCCCTCGATGCCGACTGCAACGACGGCGATCCTTGCACCGTCGACAGCTGCAACCAGGACTCCGGCACCTGCGACAACAGCGAAATCGACACCGGAGCCACTTGCGACGATAACGACGCTTGCACCATCGACGATCAATGCGATGCCGAGGGGGTTTGCGGCGGTGTGACCCTGAATTGCGACGACGGCGAAGTCTGCACCGAGGACTCCTGCAACACCGAATCGGGTTGCGTGAACGACGAGATCCCGGAGTGTGGAAATCCCGAGCCGACGCCCAGCGTGACGCCCGACCCCACCCCGCCGGGAACTCCGCGCGGCGAGCCGCCGGTTGACTCTCCCGTTGGCGGCGAACAGCCAGGCGGACCGGTGGGCGGCGAGGAAGGTCTCTTCTTCGAAGGCTCGGGTTGCGCGCTCAACCCTGCTTCGGCGGGAGATCCCTCGCCGATTGGGGTCGGCATGCTAGCCGGCCTGGGATTGGCAGTGGCGCTTGCCAGCCGCCGTCGACAGGCGACCGCGGTCCGACGAGTCGGAAGAGGCTTGAAAAGTCGATCGTCCAAAATCGGGTGA